From a single Anaerolineales bacterium genomic region:
- a CDS encoding immune inhibitor A, with translation MTENKSSTTAIVIGIAVLLCCLCVLVAGMAGYAYFAISPSTSVTELPLFSENNDPPATELPLERPPVDEVTFSTLETLQSTIVPDNDPRELACRLKDMCDIPEVMATSAAPRIVGETKNFWVHNLDTNTNNEVQATLRYATPHVYFWVQDGVNVNEREMRALVDEFEEKIYPTTREFFGSEWTPGIDGDEHIYILYARGLGFSIAGYFSSADSVHPLIREYSNGHEMFLFNADNTSLGDEFTYSVLAHEFQHMIHWNLDANETSWLNEGASELAAFINGYDGGGFDWLYISNPDLQLNDWPNSQGATTPHYGAAFLFMTYFLDRFGDDATKALVRHPANGLESFDAVLSDIGASDPLTGDPVATDAFFMDWAVTNLLHSSSAGDGRFVYNNYPSARRASPTETITDCQPDPLSRTVHQYGVDYIVIECAGDYTISFTGSTVTKLLPADPYSGTYAFWSNKGDESNMTLTREFDLTNVSAPIEFSFRTWYDIETDWDYLYLEISEDGETWEIVPTPSGTGTNPSGNSYGWGYSGTTNGWIEERIDLSQYAGKSIFVRFEYVTDAAVNGEGFLLDDVRIEAADYSSDFEADDGGWVAEGFVRVQNVLPQTFGLALVLTGDSSVTMIPLNEDQTAEITISLQRGEKAYLVVAGTTRFTRELASYQFEIR, from the coding sequence ATGACAGAAAACAAATCAAGCACAACGGCGATCGTGATCGGCATTGCAGTGTTGTTGTGTTGTCTCTGTGTGCTCGTTGCGGGGATGGCAGGATACGCTTACTTCGCGATCTCGCCATCCACTTCGGTAACGGAACTGCCCTTATTTTCAGAGAATAATGATCCGCCTGCCACAGAATTGCCTTTGGAGCGTCCACCTGTTGATGAAGTCACCTTCTCGACTCTTGAAACGCTGCAAAGCACGATCGTCCCGGATAACGACCCGCGCGAGCTGGCGTGCCGGTTGAAAGACATGTGCGACATCCCTGAAGTGATGGCGACCTCCGCCGCTCCACGCATCGTTGGGGAAACAAAGAATTTCTGGGTGCACAACCTGGATACGAACACCAACAACGAAGTGCAAGCCACGCTCCGCTACGCCACGCCGCACGTCTATTTCTGGGTGCAGGACGGTGTCAATGTCAACGAACGCGAGATGCGCGCGCTGGTGGATGAGTTCGAGGAAAAGATCTATCCCACCACCCGTGAATTCTTTGGCAGTGAATGGACCCCCGGCATTGACGGCGACGAGCATATTTACATCCTATATGCCCGCGGACTTGGATTTTCCATCGCAGGATATTTCTCCTCGGCAGATTCCGTTCACCCGTTGATCAGGGAATATTCCAACGGGCACGAAATGTTCCTCTTCAATGCCGATAACACCTCGCTTGGCGATGAATTCACCTATAGCGTGCTGGCGCACGAATTTCAGCATATGATCCATTGGAATTTGGACGCCAACGAAACTTCCTGGCTGAACGAGGGCGCCTCCGAATTGGCGGCGTTCATCAACGGCTATGACGGCGGCGGGTTCGACTGGTTGTATATCAGCAACCCCGATCTGCAGTTGAACGACTGGCCCAACAGTCAGGGCGCAACCACGCCTCACTACGGCGCGGCATTCCTGTTCATGACCTATTTCCTCGACCGTTTCGGCGACGACGCCACCAAGGCGCTTGTCCGCCACCCCGCCAACGGATTGGAAAGCTTCGACGCTGTCCTGTCTGACATTGGCGCCTCCGACCCGCTGACAGGGGATCCTGTCGCCACCGATGCCTTCTTCATGGATTGGGCGGTTACGAATCTGCTGCACTCCTCTTCCGCGGGCGATGGGCGTTTTGTGTATAACAATTATCCCAGTGCGCGGCGCGCCTCGCCGACCGAAACCATAACGGACTGTCAGCCGGATCCTCTTTCGCGCACGGTACACCAATACGGCGTGGATTATATTGTCATCGAATGCGCGGGTGATTACACCATCTCCTTCACGGGTTCCACCGTGACGAAACTGCTGCCCGCCGACCCATATTCCGGTACGTATGCCTTCTGGTCGAACAAGGGCGACGAGTCGAATATGACGCTGACGCGCGAGTTTGATCTCACGAACGTAAGCGCGCCCATCGAATTCTCCTTCCGCACCTGGTACGATATCGAGACCGACTGGGATTACCTCTACCTCGAAATTTCCGAGGACGGCGAGACGTGGGAGATCGTTCCCACACCTTCCGGAACCGGCACAAACCCATCTGGCAATTCGTACGGCTGGGGCTACAGCGGCACCACGAACGGCTGGATCGAGGAAAGGATCGATCTTTCGCAATACGCGGGCAAGAGTATCTTTGTCCGCTTCGAGTATGTCACCGACGCGGCGGTCAATGGGGAAGGCTTCCTGTTGGATGATGTCCGGATCGAAGCGGCAGATTACAGTTCCGATTTTGAAGCGGATGATGGAGGCTGGGTGGCGGAGGGATTTGTCCGCGTCCAGAACGTTCTTCCGCAGACCTTTGGTCTGGCTCTCGTTCTGACGGGTGATTCCAGCGTGACGATGATCCCGCTCAACGAAGATCAGACGGCGGAGATCACGATCTCGCTGCAACGAGGTGAGAAGGCGTATCTGGTTGTAGCGGGGACGACGCGTTTTACGCGCGAGCTTGCATCCTACCAGTTCGAGATCCGATAA
- a CDS encoding AAA family ATPase, whose amino-acid sequence MMRFDRFTERAQEAAQRAAEIIQRYGHNQIDTEHILLALIEQPGGVIPQILEKLNVSAEALTERLDATLRASPKANIFGGGAGQIFITPRVKRIIDLANEEANRLKDEYISTEHIFLAILTERNTPAARILESAGLTRDRVYDAIQDLRGGQRVTDPQAETKYRTLEKYSRDLTQLAREGKLDPVIGRDNEILRLIQILSRRTKNNPVLIGEAGVGKTAIAEGLAQKIATNDVPEILSGKRVVALDLGAMIAGSRFRGEFEERLKAVMEEVQRAKGDVILMIDELHTVVGAGAAQGAMDASNMLKPALARGELQCIGATTLDEFHKHIEKDAALERRFAPIYVDEPSVEDTIKMLHGLRDRYEAHHKVRFADEALEAAARLADRYVTDRHLPDKAIDLMDEAAAKLRVALYSMPPDLKAMKTEIDKLHAEEEQAGLERDYERAAQKKAERLRLEQEYSTNRDKWESEHQLDEVVDVDDIASVVHQWTGIPLTQMMESESEKLLQMEARLHERIIGQDEAIHAISDAIRRARSGLKDPARPIGSFIFIGPSGVGKTELAKALAWFMFDDEDALVRIDMSEYREQHTVSRLFGAPPGYVGYEEGGQLTEAVRRRPYRVLLFDEIEKAHPEVWNALLQILDDGRMTDGQGNVVDFRNTVLIMTSNLGTEYVRKGGTLGFLPQKSDDSDRDAHDKIEKALKDAFRPEFLNRIDEIIMFSPLSIEQMEEIVVLQMKEVQDRLNEHNIHVELTDAARAWIAKEGYDPAFGARPLRRAIQKFVESPLSVELLGGKYKDGGTVTVDVDEKENKIVFHSTKDSPKKTKQKVDAE is encoded by the coding sequence ATGATGCGATTTGACCGATTTACCGAGAGAGCACAAGAAGCCGCCCAGCGCGCCGCGGAGATCATCCAGCGCTACGGGCACAATCAGATAGACACCGAACACATTCTGCTGGCGTTGATCGAACAGCCCGGCGGGGTGATTCCCCAAATCCTTGAGAAACTGAACGTCAGCGCCGAGGCATTGACCGAGCGCCTTGACGCCACCCTGCGAGCCAGCCCGAAAGCCAACATCTTCGGCGGTGGCGCAGGACAGATCTTCATCACGCCGCGCGTCAAGCGGATCATTGACCTTGCCAACGAGGAAGCCAACCGCCTGAAGGATGAGTACATTTCGACCGAACACATCTTTCTGGCGATCCTGACCGAGCGCAACACCCCTGCTGCGCGGATCTTGGAATCCGCCGGGTTGACGCGCGACCGCGTCTACGACGCCATTCAAGACCTGCGCGGCGGACAGCGTGTCACCGATCCGCAAGCCGAGACGAAATACCGCACGCTCGAAAAATACTCGCGCGATCTGACCCAACTGGCGCGCGAAGGCAAACTTGACCCGGTCATCGGGCGCGATAACGAGATTCTGCGTCTGATCCAGATCCTGTCCCGCCGCACGAAGAACAATCCCGTATTGATCGGCGAAGCGGGCGTCGGCAAGACTGCCATCGCCGAAGGTCTGGCACAGAAGATCGCCACTAACGACGTGCCGGAGATCCTCTCAGGCAAGAGAGTGGTAGCGCTCGATCTGGGCGCAATGATCGCCGGGTCCAGGTTCCGAGGCGAGTTCGAGGAACGTCTCAAAGCCGTGATGGAGGAAGTCCAGCGCGCGAAGGGCGACGTGATCCTGATGATCGACGAGTTGCACACCGTCGTCGGAGCAGGAGCAGCCCAGGGCGCGATGGATGCGAGCAACATGCTCAAGCCTGCGCTGGCGCGCGGCGAACTCCAGTGCATCGGCGCGACCACGCTGGACGAATTCCACAAACACATCGAAAAAGACGCCGCGCTCGAACGCCGCTTCGCCCCGATCTATGTGGACGAGCCGAGCGTGGAAGATACCATCAAGATGCTGCACGGCTTGCGCGACCGCTACGAAGCGCATCACAAGGTCCGCTTCGCGGATGAGGCGCTCGAAGCCGCCGCCCGCCTTGCCGACCGCTACGTCACCGACCGGCATCTGCCCGACAAAGCCATCGACCTGATGGACGAAGCCGCCGCGAAATTGCGCGTGGCGCTCTATTCCATGCCGCCCGATCTCAAGGCGATGAAGACTGAAATTGACAAACTTCACGCCGAGGAAGAGCAGGCGGGTCTCGAACGCGATTACGAACGCGCCGCGCAAAAGAAAGCCGAGCGCCTGCGCCTCGAACAGGAATATTCCACCAACCGCGACAAATGGGAATCCGAACACCAGTTGGATGAGGTGGTGGATGTGGACGATATCGCCTCGGTCGTCCATCAGTGGACGGGCATTCCGTTGACCCAAATGATGGAATCCGAATCCGAAAAACTTTTGCAAATGGAAGCGCGTCTGCACGAGCGCATCATCGGACAGGACGAAGCCATCCACGCCATCTCGGATGCCATCCGCCGCGCGCGCTCCGGTCTCAAAGACCCTGCGCGTCCCATCGGTTCGTTCATCTTCATCGGTCCGTCCGGCGTCGGCAAGACCGAGTTGGCGAAAGCGCTTGCCTGGTTCATGTTCGACGACGAAGACGCGCTTGTCCGCATCGACATGTCCGAGTACCGCGAACAGCACACGGTCAGCCGGCTCTTCGGCGCGCCTCCGGGATATGTCGGCTACGAGGAGGGCGGTCAATTGACGGAAGCCGTCCGCCGCAGACCGTACCGCGTCCTGCTCTTCGACGAGATAGAGAAGGCGCACCCGGAAGTGTGGAACGCGCTCCTGCAGATCCTCGATGACGGGCGCATGACCGACGGTCAGGGCAACGTGGTGGACTTCCGCAACACGGTTCTGATCATGACCTCGAACCTGGGCACCGAATACGTGAGAAAGGGCGGCACCCTCGGCTTCTTGCCGCAGAAATCCGACGACTCGGACCGTGACGCGCACGACAAGATCGAAAAGGCGCTCAAGGATGCCTTCCGCCCCGAGTTCCTCAACCGCATCGACGAGATCATCATGTTCTCGCCGCTCTCCATCGAGCAAATGGAGGAGATCGTCGTCCTGCAAATGAAGGAAGTGCAGGACCGCCTCAACGAACACAACATCCATGTGGAATTGACCGACGCCGCGCGCGCCTGGATCGCCAAGGAAGGCTACGACCCCGCCTTCGGCGCGCGTCCGCTGCGGCGCGCCATCCAGAAATTCGTCGAAAGTCCGCTTTCGGTGGAACTGCTCGGCGGCAAATACAAGGACGGCGGCACCGTGACCGTGGATGTGGACGAGAAGGAGAACAAGATCGTCTTCCATTCGACCAAGGACTCTCCGAAGAAGACCAAGCAAAAGGTGGATGCAGAATAA
- a CDS encoding GNAT family N-acetyltransferase codes for MIIAGKNAEYRIRLAEREELTELGEVERAAGQQFAAVGLAHLSGQTLPIERLLEAQKHGHVWVVTTLADEIVGFAMIETASERVHLEEIDILPAHSGQGLGRELIRAIQAWAVQAGFKAMSLSTFRDVPWNAPYYERLGFRMLPEKEWSRDFVELRAAEAQAGLPVERRVIMWKDL; via the coding sequence ATGATCATCGCCGGAAAAAACGCGGAATACCGCATCCGCCTCGCGGAGAGGGAGGAGTTAACCGAATTAGGTGAAGTGGAACGGGCGGCGGGACAGCAGTTCGCAGCGGTGGGCTTGGCGCACCTTTCCGGGCAAACCCTGCCCATTGAGAGATTGCTCGAGGCGCAGAAGCACGGTCACGTATGGGTGGTCACAACGCTGGCGGATGAAATCGTCGGTTTTGCAATGATCGAAACGGCATCCGAGCGGGTTCATCTTGAAGAAATAGACATTCTGCCAGCCCACAGCGGACAGGGCTTGGGAAGAGAGTTAATCCGCGCCATTCAGGCGTGGGCTGTTCAGGCAGGCTTCAAAGCCATGAGCTTGTCCACGTTCAGGGATGTCCCTTGGAATGCGCCGTATTATGAGCGTCTCGGCTTTCGGATGCTCCCGGAAAAGGAATGGTCAAGGGATTTTGTTGAGCTTCGCGCGGCAGAAGCCCAGGCTGGACTGCCGGTCGAGCGCCGCGTCATCATGTGGAAAGACCTGTAA
- a CDS encoding nuclear transport factor 2 family protein has product MSPARMSRIEAATRTVLAFHDALNRHDVAGMMALMSEDCIFENTHPAPDGTVYAGKESVTQFWRDFFRESPQAQIEIEEIFGLGGNRCVMRWRYHWVDAAGQAGHVRGVDVFKVEDGLIREKLSYVKG; this is encoded by the coding sequence ATGAGCCCAGCCCGCATGTCCCGTATCGAAGCCGCGACGCGCACCGTGCTCGCCTTCCATGACGCGCTCAACCGTCATGACGTGGCGGGTATGATGGCATTGATGAGCGAGGACTGCATCTTCGAGAACACGCATCCCGCGCCGGATGGGACGGTCTATGCAGGCAAAGAGTCTGTCACGCAATTCTGGCGGGACTTCTTCCGCGAGTCACCACAGGCACAGATCGAGATCGAAGAGATCTTCGGCTTGGGCGGCAACCGCTGTGTCATGCGCTGGCGTTACCACTGGGTGGATGCGGCGGGTCAGGCGGGTCACGTGCGCGGGGTGGACGTCTTCAAAGTGGAGGACGGCTTGATCCGCGAGAAACTGTCCTATGTGAAAGGGTGA
- a CDS encoding dihydrofolate reductase family protein, which produces MRNVVFAINITIDGYCGHEDMLPDDDVHKYFTGLLRDADVEIFGRNTYHLMYPYWHDVAVNQSETETTNEFARVFDAMPKIVFSTTLKSVEWNNTTLLHSGLREEIMKLKQQPGKPISIGGLKIASQAVQWDLIDEYHFVVHPVIAGKGPRLFESDKTLKLDLVGSKTFRSGVVALHYKK; this is translated from the coding sequence ATGAGAAACGTCGTTTTTGCGATCAACATCACAATAGACGGTTACTGCGGTCACGAAGACATGCTCCCCGATGACGATGTGCACAAGTACTTCACCGGGCTCTTGCGCGATGCAGACGTTGAAATCTTCGGACGCAACACATATCACTTGATGTATCCGTACTGGCACGATGTCGCGGTGAATCAATCGGAAACGGAAACGACCAACGAATTCGCGCGTGTGTTCGATGCCATGCCAAAGATCGTCTTTTCAACGACGTTGAAGAGCGTGGAGTGGAATAATACAACGCTCCTCCACTCGGGACTTCGGGAAGAGATCATGAAGTTAAAACAGCAGCCGGGGAAACCTATTTCCATTGGCGGATTGAAGATCGCATCGCAAGCCGTGCAATGGGATCTCATCGACGAGTATCACTTTGTCGTGCACCCGGTCATTGCCGGGAAAGGTCCGCGTTTGTTCGAATCGGACAAGACCCTTAAATTGGATCTTGTCGGATCAAAGACATTCCGTTCAGGGGTTGTCGCACTGCATTATAAGAAGTAA
- a CDS encoding alpha/beta hydrolase produces the protein MSQDQSQSGFVSIDNAKLYYEVAGAGTPLVMVHAGVADSRQWNNEFTYFSQSNQVIRYDMRGYGKSEPVDGEFSHMSDLVSLLNTLGVHEPIVIMGCSMGGGLAMDFALSHPSRVQALVMVDSAPSGLELDVPTPAKFADAEKAFESGDLDLLAEIETQIWFDGMGRTPEQVNAAMRKLLYEMNRLALSHEVKGLGKRLPNTETPAFDRLERLGMPVLIIVGSHDTPYILAAADYMKEKIKSADKITIEDAAHLPNMDQPQEFQNIVEQFLSSR, from the coding sequence ATGTCACAAGATCAATCTCAATCCGGTTTTGTCAGTATCGATAACGCAAAGCTCTATTATGAAGTTGCGGGTGCAGGGACTCCGCTTGTAATGGTTCATGCTGGCGTGGCTGATAGCCGTCAATGGAATAACGAATTTACATATTTCTCTCAAAGTAATCAAGTCATTCGTTACGATATGCGCGGGTATGGGAAAAGCGAACCCGTTGACGGGGAATTTAGTCATATGAGCGATCTAGTTTCGTTACTCAACACATTGGGAGTTCATGAACCCATTGTCATCATGGGTTGTTCCATGGGTGGCGGTCTGGCAATGGATTTTGCATTAAGTCACCCATCGAGAGTACAGGCTTTAGTCATGGTCGATTCAGCGCCAAGTGGATTGGAATTAGATGTCCCAACCCCTGCCAAGTTTGCTGACGCAGAAAAAGCCTTTGAATCCGGCGATCTGGACTTGCTGGCTGAAATTGAAACTCAGATTTGGTTTGATGGCATGGGGCGGACACCGGAACAAGTCAATGCCGCCATGCGGAAACTGCTATATGAAATGAATCGTCTTGCGCTATCTCATGAAGTCAAAGGTCTGGGAAAACGCCTGCCGAATACCGAAACTCCAGCGTTTGACCGTTTGGAAAGACTGGGCATGCCTGTCCTTATTATTGTTGGTTCACATGATACGCCCTATATCCTTGCGGCTGCCGATTACATGAAAGAAAAGATAAAATCCGCAGATAAAATAACCATTGAAGATGCAGCACATCTGCCGAATATGGATCAGCCGCAAGAGTTTCAGAACATTGTGGAACAATTCTTGTCTTCAAGATGA
- a CDS encoding LysM peptidoglycan-binding domain-containing protein codes for MNDHLNTSSAHKVVAEEKSKASMFKQSRIKFLIVPLALIAIWLSFPLVAIAQSETPYDLVNAVNALRASYGLEPYRIDPWLMAYAQEHSEHQAAIQSGTHLHSDGTTPKSMGLQENVAGGHDGVVTVSVVVYEIWVDWGHRHILIGYSTGDIGAGIALSDNGQVYYTVDIRPGEEIEAIVSDATPLSYAPLETNIPGEDCSIIHVVGYGQSLWNIAQAYGVTIDTIRNLNNMAGDSTIIQVGQKLLIQPACTPALSTPTQSSTYTPSAIVEATKPIGTMIPLLTATSILPYTSQKEKGVGWIVILTISIIGLLSASIFVKRYGKIKSKPK; via the coding sequence GTGAATGACCATCTAAATACTAGTTCGGCGCATAAAGTTGTCGCAGAAGAGAAATCTAAAGCAAGTATGTTTAAGCAAAGCAGAATAAAATTCCTCATAGTACCCTTGGCTTTGATAGCAATTTGGTTAAGTTTTCCACTTGTAGCCATCGCTCAGAGCGAGACACCATATGATCTTGTTAATGCAGTGAACGCATTAAGAGCTTCTTATGGGCTTGAACCCTACCGCATCGACCCTTGGTTGATGGCTTATGCTCAAGAGCATTCTGAACACCAAGCCGCTATACAATCTGGAACACACCTACATAGCGATGGCACAACTCCGAAAAGCATGGGGCTTCAGGAGAATGTTGCTGGCGGGCATGATGGAGTCGTAACGGTATCTGTGGTTGTTTATGAAATTTGGGTTGATTGGGGGCACAGGCATATCCTGATTGGCTATTCAACAGGCGACATTGGAGCAGGAATAGCATTATCAGATAATGGTCAGGTATATTACACTGTTGACATTCGTCCAGGAGAAGAAATAGAAGCCATTGTATCTGATGCGACGCCTCTTTCGTATGCTCCGCTAGAAACAAACATCCCTGGTGAAGACTGCTCAATAATCCATGTCGTTGGGTATGGGCAATCCCTATGGAACATTGCCCAAGCATATGGCGTAACAATAGACACTATTCGTAATCTTAATAATATGGCAGGCGATTCTACTATTATTCAGGTCGGACAAAAACTGCTTATCCAACCTGCATGTACCCCTGCTTTGTCTACCCCTACTCAGTCTTCTACTTATACTCCGTCAGCAATTGTCGAAGCGACTAAACCTATAGGGACTATGATCCCTTTGCTTACGGCAACCAGTATCTTGCCTTACACAAGCCAGAAAGAAAAAGGTGTTGGTTGGATTGTAATACTCACAATTAGCATTATCGGATTATTAAGCGCCAGTATATTTGTCAAGCGTTATGGAAAAATTAAAAGTAAGCCAAAATAA
- a CDS encoding GNAT family N-acetyltransferase: MASITVPAQQDAHPHLRPLNILRDLPAVADLVELCFDDTMDSEGRRYVQDMRRSGKDNAFLKWASRAAESTSLPLTGYVWEENGRIIGNASLVPFKHRKHRLYLIANVAVHPDHRRKGIAHALTERAIRHVHDKNVHDIWLHVRDDNPAAIHLYQTLGFTERARRTTWKAATDLHAQQPDTDIAITGRHPTHWEPQRHWLSRLYPDHLAWHRNWNFNSLKPGLWNWLYLLFVDINIRQWAATRQNHLLATLAWIPDGRGEGLFAGTGASSDPEALTALLLRARRDLYHLYPSISLDFPVSRLDDAIQNAGFKPVRTLLWMQKTLEPAS, translated from the coding sequence ATGGCATCCATCACCGTCCCCGCGCAGCAAGACGCACATCCCCACCTGCGCCCCCTCAACATCCTGCGAGACCTGCCCGCCGTTGCAGACCTCGTCGAACTATGCTTCGACGACACCATGGACAGCGAAGGCAGGCGCTACGTTCAGGACATGCGCCGCTCCGGCAAAGACAACGCCTTCCTCAAATGGGCAAGCCGCGCCGCCGAAAGCACCTCCCTGCCGCTCACCGGCTACGTCTGGGAAGAGAACGGGCGCATCATCGGCAACGCCAGCCTCGTGCCCTTCAAACATCGCAAACACCGCCTCTACTTGATCGCCAACGTCGCCGTCCACCCCGACCACCGCCGCAAAGGCATCGCCCACGCCCTCACCGAACGCGCCATCCGGCACGTCCACGACAAAAATGTGCACGACATCTGGCTCCACGTCCGCGACGACAACCCCGCCGCCATTCACCTCTACCAAACCCTCGGCTTCACCGAACGCGCCCGCCGCACCACCTGGAAAGCCGCCACCGACCTCCACGCCCAACAACCGGATACTGACATCGCCATCACCGGCAGACATCCAACTCATTGGGAGCCCCAGCGTCACTGGCTCTCGCGCCTCTACCCCGACCATCTGGCTTGGCACCGCAACTGGAACTTCAACTCCCTCAAGCCCGGTCTCTGGAACTGGCTCTACCTGCTCTTCGTCGACATCAACATCCGTCAATGGGCAGCCACAAGACAAAACCACCTGCTCGCCACCCTCGCCTGGATCCCTGACGGGCGCGGCGAAGGTCTCTTTGCAGGGACAGGCGCATCGTCCGACCCCGAAGCGCTCACCGCCCTCCTCCTCCGCGCGCGGCGCGACCTCTATCACCTCTATCCAAGCATCTCGCTCGACTTCCCCGTCAGCCGCCTCGACGACGCCATCCAAAACGCAGGCTTCAAACCCGTCCGTACCCTGCTCTGGATGCAAAAGACTTTGGAGCCAGCCAGCTAG
- a CDS encoding phage holin family protein: MTRFLLRWAINAAGLYAAIWIVPGINFIGDWTGILWIALIFGLLNALVRPLLKFLTCPLIILTLGLFTIVVNTLMLMLTSSVGQSLGIAFMVDGFWSALLGSLVISLVSVVLSIFVRDELRRGK, from the coding sequence ATGACAAGATTTCTCTTACGCTGGGCGATCAACGCGGCAGGGCTGTACGCCGCGATCTGGATCGTACCGGGCATCAACTTCATCGGCGACTGGACCGGCATTCTATGGATCGCGCTCATCTTCGGTCTGCTGAATGCGCTGGTGCGCCCCCTGCTCAAGTTCCTCACCTGTCCGCTCATCATCCTGACGCTGGGGCTGTTCACCATCGTCGTCAACACCCTCATGCTGATGCTGACCAGCTCCGTCGGTCAGTCGCTCGGCATCGCCTTCATGGTGGACGGCTTCTGGTCGGCGCTGCTGGGCAGTCTGGTCATCAGCCTGGTCAGTGTGGTGCTGAGCATCTTCGTCCGCGACGAGCTGAGACGCGGCAAGTAG